A stretch of DNA from Saccharomycodes ludwigii strain NBRC 1722 chromosome I, whole genome shotgun sequence:
TTAGTAAATATTTGGAACCATTGATGAACAAGTTGTTCCATATGTTGGACACTAACCCATCTTCTAAATTAAAGGCTGCTATTGTTTCTGCCATTGGTTCTGCTGCATTTGCCGCTGGTACAGCTTTCAcacctttttttaaaacctCTGTTGAATACTTGACTAAATACATCCAGAACAGTGGTAACATTGAAGGCATGTCGGAAGACGATATTGAGTTAAGAGCTTTaacttttgaaaatatttctaCTATGGGTAGGGCTGTTCGTTCCCAAGCTTTTGCTGAATTTGCCGAACCATTAGTCAACTCCGCTTATGAGGCTGTGAAAACAGATTCTGCTAGGTTGAGAGAATCTGGGTATGCATTCATTGCAAACATGGCTAAGGTATACGGGAAAGATTTTGCTCCATTTTTGAAAACCATTATGCCcgaaatttttaaaactttgcAACAAGCAGAGTATgactttaattttgaagaTGGCGAGGAAGTTGGTGATGGATTGACCGAAGAAGATTTAGTTAATAAGTTTACCGTTAACACTGGTATTTCTTATGAAAAAGAAGTTGCTGCTGCCGCTTTGAGTGAACTAGCCATCTCGACTAAAGAAAATTTCTTAGAATATGTTGAGCCATCTTTGGAAATTTTGAAACAACAAGCTGAAGAATCTTATGGTTTGAAAGAAACTGCATTGAATACTTTGTGGAAAGTTGCAAAAGCCGTTTTACTAACCGGGAATGCCCAAGTTGAAGATAATTATCCAAAAGGTGTTCCAGCTACTTATTATATTGACACTTCTTCTTTAGCTGTTATTCAAACAGTAAGAGAGACTTGTATTGATAGTTTAGAAGACGAATTTGAAACTtctgttgttattgttgttttagaAGATTTTGGTGAGATGCTAAAGAAATTTGgtgccattattattgctgaTAGCAACAACACTTcatatttagaaaaattgtGTTTGACTGTGCTACAGGTTTTAAAAGGTTCACATACTTGTCAAACAATTGATTATGAGGAAGAAGGTCAAAAAGCCGAACTGGAAGATCCAGAAGAATTAGACGCTTCTGAAACCGAAGCCACTTTGGTAGACGTTGCTTTGGAAGTTTTGGTTGGTTTGGCTTTTTGTTTAGGCAATGATTTTactaaaatttttgaaaattttaaaccaACAATTTTCCAATTATTCAACTCTAAATCAAAGAATAAGAGAAGTGCTGCTGTTGGTGCTTTGTCTGAAATTGTTTCTGGATTAAAAGAGAGTAACACATACACTCAAGAAATGATGGAAGCTTTAGTCATTAAATTGACCAGTGACAAGAGTCTAGAAGTTAGAGGCAATGCTGCATATGGTGTTGGTTTATTAATTCAATATGCCACTTTCGACGTCAGTAGTATATATGAACCTGTATTGAAGGGCTTATACCAGTTATTAAGTAGTGCTGATCAAAAATCTGCTACTATAGACGATGGTAACGATGATACTAGAGACAATATTGAAGTGGCATACGCTAATGCAACTGGTTGTGTTGCCAGAATGACTTTGAAACATCAAAATTTGATTCCCTTAGAGCATACATTACCAGCTTTGTTAAGCCATTTACCATTGAAGACTGCATTTGAAGAATATACtccaatttttgaaattattttgaGATTATActctgataataatgaagtTATTGTTAGCCAAACtccaaaaattattgaaatttttgCTGACGTTTTCAAGAAGGAAAACGAAAGAATTCAATTGGAAAATGAATCTACTTTAGGAAGAGAAGAATATATTGAAAGGTTAAAACCATTCAAAGATGATGAGATTAAAGGTAAGGTCGTCGAATTGCTAAGATATTTAAACACTAAATATGATGGAATTGTTTCTGGTAATCAAGTTTTAGCTCCAGTAAttgcttaaaaaaaagaaaaaaaagaaaaataaataaataaataaaaaaataaaaataaaaataaaaataaaaataaaaataaaaataaaaaaaattaccattcttttatttttattttttattctgtTGTTGTGTATAATATTTCCCAGTAAATATACtttaatttgttaattATATAAGAAATACATTTCTTTAACGaaagtatataaataagTCACCCTCAATTAAGAATAGtactatatttttatgtcTATTAATTTATCATGTGTATGACTTGTGAActacaataaataataccGCTACCTTGCCTTGGGCCCTTATTGATAAGgagaaaaaacatatatagattatttttttttaaatgtgtTTCAGTACCAGTGATAGGTTGAGTTGTACaaagactttttttttttttttttttttttttctttctttctcgATTTAACTGGAAATAccgaatatatatatatattttttttttttttgttttctctttttcgAAATTacgttaaaaaaaaaatatttaaaagatcttccattttttcgatttttttaattcttttctcttttctttaccttccttttcttggtttttttggtattcttttaataaatgttGTGTCTCTAACAAGGCTTAGGGAATATAGTGAccaaagatatatatatagatacaAGTGCCACGACAACTATGACAACAAAGGCTATTCCGGATAAATCCCCAGGTGCGGAGAATAAAGTATCAGCACAGCCTCTCACTTTAAAAAacttattatttgatttattaagCTTAATTAATTATCTACTTTTTGATCCTGAatctaaatttattatcatgGCTTTCAGCGTTCTTTTGGAAAGTCTAGCGCTAAAATATATCATATTTAATGTCCCATATACTGAAATAGATTATAAGGCGTACATGGAACAAATTTCCATGATAGTTAAGGATGGTGTAACCAATTATGAATTGATCAGAGGAAATACCGGCCCATTAGTTTATCCTGCAGGTCATGTATTAATATATAGAGCTATGAATCATTTCACCCAAGGCTTGAAAAACTTAAAGGAAGGACAGATTATTTTTAGGTATTTATACATTTCTACTTTAATGGTTGATTTTgcaatttattttagtaTTGATACATTACCACCTTGGTGTATCTTATTAGCGTGTTTATCTAAGAGATTGCACAGTATTTATGTTTTACGATTGTTCAATGATTGTTTTACtacattatttattggatTAACTTGTTTAACTTTAATTGTGTTGGTTAAAGTACTAAATAActcaagaaaaaataattcgTTCATATTAAGTTCCTTTgctagttttttttttacgttTGCAGTCAGTATCAAAATGAACGCTTTACTGTATTTCCCAggtatattaattatattagTATGGTGCAATTATCCACACCTAGACGATAGAAAGAATAAAAGGATATTTTCGTTTTTAATGTTTACtttaaagctttttttttacattgcAGTTATGATCGGTTGGCAAATATTTGTTGCATATGATTTCTTAAGTTATTATCCCAAAGAATATTTGCATATGGCATTTCAATTTGATAGAAAGTTTATGTACATATGGTCAATTAATTGGCAATTTGTTAACgttgattttttcaatagtGATCTGTTTGGGAATATTATGTTATTACTCCATTTAATcactttatttatttttatgaatTACAAATGGTTATATTGTATAACCTTGggaaaatggaaaatgcTATTTAAATTACCAGTGCAATTACTAAAAGGAGAAACTGCTGTCAATTTGTTTCCATTACTAACTGTTAAACATATGGTTTACGTTTTGGTTACATGTAATTATATCGGTGTAATTTTCAGCAGATCTCTACATTACCAGTTTTTATCGTGGTATCATTGGACAATACCATTATTGGTATATTATAGTAGTGGTGCTGACAGTATTAATACTGGTGTTAGTTTTTTAagtttgaagaaaatatttgttgCATTAGCATACTATCTCTGGTATTTTTTACATGAATATGCCTGGAATTTGTACCCACCTCAATTGAAAggaagtttatttttattttccacaaattttattttattaattaccTGTTTCATTAATTATAAGCCAGAAGTATttgcaacaacaataaatattacaGATGCAACTAATGATAACGTAATTACTAGGGGTAAgattaatataaataaagaacACAAGGGTGCAAAGGAACTATAGAAAATATACCTGTACTGTCTCATCTTTAGTATATgcactttttctttattattattattattattattattattattattattactattgaaAGCTGctcaataaatttatacaTATTTGAGATTCTTGTTAAATAACATTTACTGCACTGAATAGAAACGTAACgtatgttattttattatttcttcgGACTAaccaatttttattcttttaattgttgttattatttattcctATTTCGGTTTCTCGGATAAGTGGATTAAACTTGAACGGATATTCACATCCGTAGTAGATATATTAGTCGGGTAACCCACCGtacattatttatttatttatttattttttccttttatttttattttttcctattttttttttccataatACAAAGCACAAACCAGTTTTTATCTTAATTCCATTGTACATTGTcttgttttattgttattatttgttttaaactTCAAACtgagaaatatatatatatatatatatatatatttatttatttatttattatttttgatggtcaaataatatgaataataataccagtATACTTACTCCTAATAATACTTACAATAGTAACAAcgataacaataacagtaacaaaaataatagttatTACAATACTTTTTATCCAAATCAAATGGATTTTCAGCCGCAAAACCAATCAATTAATGAAGGAAATTCAAAAaggtttaataataacaatacaaCTGGCTATAATCAAAGTGATAATACAATTCCAAAGGTATCTTCCTCATCTTCACCGACAATGCccataaataacaataaccaTGGATCTCCCCCaatacaacaacaatacaaTCCCCGTACATACTCACAAAATACTGGTAACACGAATAACGTTGGTACATCTAATCTTCCGTCTAATACGAGCACTGGGTTCTCTCGTAACAACATTAAGGATGATGGTAGTACTAGCTTTttacaacaacagcaaatACAGATGCAGGATCAGGGTCATTTtgtgaataaaaatattaacaatattcCTCAAGTTGTTCAAGAACAAACACAGCATTatcagcaacaacagcGGCCTTTTTCTATATTATCTTCACAACCTTTACCGAATTCTGTTAACTCACATCAACAATTCCCACATAACCACTaccaacaacagcaacaacagcaacagcagcaacaccaccaccaacaacaacaacaacaacaacaacaacaattacTATTGCTTCAGCGACAACAGCAGCAGGAACAAGAgcaagtattattattacaacgattacaacaacagcaacaaggACAATCACGGGAGCAATAtccacaacaacaacagcaacaaggACAATCACAGGAGCAATAtccacaacaacaacaacaacaacaccaaCCATCACTGGAGCAATAtccacaacaacaacaacaacaccaaCCACTGGATCAGTATACACAACCACAACAccaccaacaacaacaggaTTATCAGCCATATCCTCAAGCTTCTCCTCTAAACAGTACTATTTCTGGTAGTGAATTTGTTTCCAATAATAagagtaataataataataataacgatagCGATAACAACAACCACAATAGTAACAAGAATagaagtaaaaataaaaaaagtaaaaattacaacaacaatacacaaaatactactaccaataatactacTGCTTATACTAATATCTCCAATAACAATGGCAATATCAACTTCGGAATGTTTCCaccaaatattaataataataataataataataataataataataataataataataataataataataataacaggaAAATTACTTCACAAggtaaaaaattgataaacGCTTATATCTATGATTTTTTAGTTAAATCTTCTTTAAATGACACTGCCTTATTATTTAGCAAAGAAGCACAAATAGAAGAAAATGGTAACAGGCCAATTCCAAATAATGTTGatactact
This window harbors:
- the KAP123 gene encoding karyopherin KAP123 (similar to Saccharomyces cerevisiae YER110C | KAP123 | KAryoPherin), producing MDQQYIAELEQTLSVVVVPNNANLKDATNLLTKKFYSEQRSLPALIHILQTNQSNELRQLAGIEARKLVFQYWKQLDINTQNEIKTSLLNKVFAEQNNMVRHSMTRVIAAIGNEEIDEKKWPELVPNLIQVASAQDPQARETALFILFTLLEGFNPSLSLYNDDLLNLFSITISENPASTLESRSLSVQSVNLVAQLIEEQAQIDQNQVAKFTSLIPSVVGVLEAVIKADDAVNTKLIFNCLNDFLLLDSQMTGNETIIDLIKLGIQISTNVQLDEEVRTFAIRFLISALSYRKTKISQAKLGPELTLAALKIASEEIDVEEELNNEDEAAENEEDTPSLLAIRVIAFASSELPPSQVTQIISSQLASMLQSSNQFERRAILLAISVSVTGSPDYILSQLEKIVPATLNGLKDPSPIVQLAALRCIVQLTTDLQGEVAKYHEQYLPLIMAIIDNAKSIVIYKYATTALDGLLEFTAYEDISKYLEPLMNKLFHMLDTNPSSKLKAAIVSAIGSAAFAAGTAFTPFFKTSVEYLTKYIQNSGNIEGMSEDDIELRALTFENISTMGRAVRSQAFAEFAEPLVNSAYEAVKTDSARLRESGYAFIANMAKVYGKDFAPFLKTIMPEIFKTLQQAEYDFNFEDGEEVGDGLTEEDLVNKFTVNTGISYEKEVAAAALSELAISTKENFLEYVEPSLEILKQQAEESYGLKETALNTLWKVAKAVLLTGNAQVEDNYPKGVPATYYIDTSSLAVIQTVRETCIDSLEDEFETSVVIVVLEDFGEMLKKFGAIIIADSNNTSYLEKLCLTVLQVLKGSHTCQTIDYEEEGQKAELEDPEELDASETEATLVDVALEVLVGLAFCLGNDFTKIFENFKPTIFQLFNSKSKNKRSAAVGALSEIVSGLKESNTYTQEMMEALVIKLTSDKSLEVRGNAAYGVGLLIQYATFDVSSIYEPVLKGLYQLLSSADQKSATIDDGNDDTRDNIEVAYANATGCVARMTLKHQNLIPLEHTLPALLSHLPLKTAFEEYTPIFEIILRLYSDNNEVIVSQTPKIIEIFADVFKKENERIQLENESTLGREEYIERLKPFKDDEIKGKVVELLRYLNTKYDGIVSGNQVLAPVIA
- the ALG3 gene encoding dolichyl-P-Man:Man(5)GlcNAc(2)-PP-dolichol alpha-1,3-mannosyltransferase (similar to Saccharomyces cerevisiae YBL082C | ALG3 | Asparagine Linked Glycosylation), with amino-acid sequence MTTKAIPDKSPGAENKVSAQPLTLKNLLFDLLSLINYLLFDPESKFIIMAFSVLLESLALKYIIFNVPYTEIDYKAYMEQISMIVKDGVTNYELIRGNTGPLVYPAGHVLIYRAMNHFTQGLKNLKEGQIIFRYLYISTLMVDFAIYFSIDTLPPWCILLACLSKRLHSIYVLRLFNDCFTTLFIGLTCLTLIVLVKVLNNSRKNNSFILSSFASFFFTFAVSIKMNALLYFPGILIILVWCNYPHLDDRKNKRIFSFLMFTLKLFFYIAVMIGWQIFVAYDFLSYYPKEYLHMAFQFDRKFMYIWSINWQFVNVDFFNSDLFGNIMLLLHLITLFIFMNYKWLYCITLGKWKMLFKLPVQLLKGETAVNLFPLLTVKHMVYVLVTCNYIGVIFSRSLHYQFLSWYHWTIPLLVYYSSGADSINTGVSFLSLKKIFVALAYYLWYFLHEYAWNLYPPQLKGSLFLFSTNFILLITCFINYKPEVFATTINITDATNDNVITRGKININKEHKGAKEL